The genomic DNA CCTGCTTGTTTACTCCATCTCAACTTGTCTAACAATAAGTTGACGGAGGTGCCAAGTAACGTGCTCAAACTGGACAATTTGAAATCATTGGATTTTTCTTTCAACTCGATCGTCGCTTTCGATGATATACCAAGTTTCTGCCATAGTATTGAAAAGCTTAACTTGTCAAATAACTCTCTAAATGGACCACCACTGTGGGTGTGGACCGAAGTACCCACAAACTTAATATATTTGAACATAAGTAACAACAAGGACTTGTGTTCCACTTTTACAGAtagttatttaaatgaattatctCAGTACAAAGCTCTAGTCAAAGAAATAGACATACACAATTGTAGATTAAGTAAGTATGTGAAACTGCTCGCCTCATTTTGTAATACTAAAGTTATTACTCTGGGCCATGAAGAGTATGAGCACCGTCTTGTGAACAACTTGAGTCACTTGCCATGTGTGGGACTGGAAGAATGTACGGAAGTAGAAGTCCTGGATCTAACAAATACACAACTGTTCCACATTTACCCTAATATTGATATTTACACTAATTTGAAAATACTGAATCTCTCACAGAACAATTTAGATAGTTTACCAAATGAATTCTGCAAATTGGTAAAGTTGGAGACTTTTATAATGTCATACAACAATCTACTTTACCTCCCTGACAATATGAGTGAGTTGACCAGTCTAGTCACACTGCGGTTAGATAATAACAAACTCTGTATGCTTCCGGAAAACTTGCATGAAGTACCCAATCTCAAGATCTTAGATTTGTACAATAACAACTTGTATGACGGACCAAGCAACCTGAATTTGGAAGAGGTTGATCTGGCCCAAAATTACTTTGATGAGCCTGACAGTGAAGACTATCTGTTGAAGAAAGAAAAGTTACGAATAAGTTACCTTAATAGGGAAAATGGAAGGTtagtatataaaacaaacatcattattgtgattttttgttGAACCTCATGTCTGTTGGTATAATATgatacacaatagaaaatatattgtgtgCAGATCTGTGTTCCAACATACAATGGGTTAAAACATTAAAGAACCAAATAACATTctataaattttgataaaatactattcaatatctatatttaatttcaGAAAAGTAGAAGTGGCTGAACAAAGTGAGCACAGCCGATCAATCAGTGAAGAGGAAGAGCTTTGTGACTTGGCTACAGATAAAATGACACTTGATGACCAAAAAGGTAGGTTACAAGagtgtctatttatttatgtgcaaTGGCAACACCACAAAACATGTACACATGTAAGAGAACTAGCATAAAGAAATGGGTTTCCATCACCCATCAAGGAATGGCTCTAAGCAACACTTTTTGCATTCAAGAGCTTGTCTGCCTGTTTGGTATACACAATGTACCTGTTCCATTGTTGAGTAAGATTTTCGGAAGCCAAATTGGTGAGCTGGAACATCATaatcgtaatttttttaatgggttaaagtcatccaatgacttttcccgccttgggcgaggcgagagggaatgagactcttacttactaaaaaccagccTGTTTCTACTTCTGCCCTTCCGAGCCGGATCAGACCCTACTgcgccccatctgtggtggtctgatggctctttgaggcgcgcgcagaacgcaaCGCATCGGGATAAGATGACGTTTCATGTTCGGGTTTACCCAAATCGTGAATCATGACAACTTGAGATATTTTCCAAGATCAAGTGTGTGTTTACATGAGTAGGTATTTATCATTGAATATAACAATTTCCAGATGACCGAGCAAGTTCTCCTGAAGATTGGGACTCTGATGACCATTGGATTCCTCATAGCTACAAGCCAGCTACTCCACCACAATCACCCTGGCTCTATTTCGTCAAGAAGAAAATGAAAGAAGGGAATTTTTGCCCAATGGATGCACATGCTACTTCAATAGGAGATTTAGTAAAATACGACCGAATATACAATCCCCATCTTGTACATAGTTTAGAAGGTAATTCTGACAATTATTCTACTGATGATGATAGCTGATTATAATTTTCCCGCAATGCAATttgttgtaggtacctacatatcaaATATCAAACCTTTTTGGACAccttttgattttctttttctatctatAATATTTCAAGTGTGACCTATTCTGAATTCATTCTGaatgaaaatgttgaaataataaattggaTATTGCAACAAGTTATAATgcaattaaagtattatttatgaatatatGAGAATAAATCCACCTTGTATGTAACTCACGAGAAGCTATATTTTGAGTATCtatctttgtttttgttttcttttgaggagaagtattttttgttatagatCTCAATTATTGGAatgattttattagtaaattattatacaacttGGTATTCATATATtacttagatattatattttcttagtaCACTCTGCATGagtattgttataatatacttattaatattgcGTTATGTAGTGTTTAAGTttgatatttaccatattttgtatttctacTAAAGTGCCATAGTGAGTTTACAGACAACTTCCTAACCGACTTATTAGATATTTGTACTCTAGACTCTGGTTTTCCAATATATAATTTAGATCGAAGCTGAATCAAAACGCaagattaacattttatttattagtttatttcttGATTTCTATTCAATTTGTACTTCCATATTAATCGCAGCtatgttcaaatatttgtataccTAATGTCAAAGAATGACTAAAGATTCTTGGTGCTCAAATGGTTACATACAACCAATTCTAAATTGGTAAATAagctttaataattattattgcatgtagctattattacaataacaattattgcatgtattgttataataaataatactggattagaatttaattgttttatttatttcatttagaatTTCATCTTGGATACTGTTTCTATTCTCTCTTGTCAcctgaaaagaaagaaagaaaattacaaGTAGCTGTGACATGGCTTTGTCTAGTTAAGAGGGCATCTATCTAGATTtccagaaagagtctgacactccctctcgccttgccctggcgaaaGAAGAAACTAGacgattttccctccttaaaaaaaaatctatctagaTTTCAGCTCAGATGCGAGAAGAACACAGGAAGCATGAGTGAAATGGATGTGTTTTTTCCAGCATGCTAGAAAAtgcgtaaaatatttatatttaccgtCCAAACTCTAGCTTGGCTATGGTTTCTTATAGACTCAATTAATTTGTCACTTTTTCTAATAGGGATAGTGGCCAGTACTGTGTATTCTGATGAAGGACTAAAAATTGTTTGTATAACTTTCTTGAACTTTTCACTAAAGAACTCCATTTTTCCTATTTCATCTATGACCAGTAAGTGAGCTTGAGCGTTATTTGGCTGTggacaaataaaaaagttattttacaaagaatGCTAAAAAATGTTCCATATTTATGTGTTTAATCTACAGACTCTGGAAATAAAAGCATGTATTCAACACTACAATTTAAATAGcgaccatttttttaaacacttaaATGAAAAAATGAAGTAATCACCTTCACAAGAGAGGGCAAAGCAATAATTTCAAATTCTTCGACTAGAACCCCATATTTCCCTACTTTATACTTGACGGGAATATCCAATAGGCTCTGATCTCTTGCCAATCTGCCTCTAGCACCATCCAAACCCACTACATCAAACCCCTCTCTAGTCCGATCGTATCTGACTTCTTCAGTATAGAATCCTGAAGTTTTAACACCTTTGCCTGCAATATCCGCTACCAATTTCTTTGTCAGCGTAGTCTTGCCGACTCctgcaacaataaaattataatcatcTCGAGGAAGTAATGTTTTTAATCCTCATTTTATCATCATTCATTGGCTAACCAGGTTCTCcggtcaaaataaaatatttataagtgttTGCAGCCATTTTAGATAATAAGcggtaatatttaatatttggttAAGTTACTATCGCAACACAATCGATGAAAATAAGTTCCAATTAGAattcaagtaaaatattttggttatgtatttgtttattttcgaaTCTTACAAACGTCAAAAAAACGTTTTGTGTCTTCAAGAATTTCATGATCATCTGGTTTGCAAAATATCCAATCTTCTGTaggaataaaaacatttatatatttacaaatacctacctaattcaAATACAATGCAATATTACTTTGATTTACCAGTAAAATACACCAGAAAACAATTACCCATGTTATTGGTTTATGAAAAGTTAAGATTATAAGAAACAAAACGCAATTGACATTTACACCTATTGATAATACAAgcaaattaaaatgtcatacATTTCTCGGCAACGCTTTATAAAATCAGCGTcctttttttaatcgtattataGAGCAGTGAAGATTATAACTAGTTTTCTTCTCTTTCACACTTcagacatatttatatttctgtttCTTTTGTTCTCGTTTTCAATATTCTTATCAAAACTTATCGCAGTATCAAAGTTCATTCTTCCGAAGTTATTTTCGCCGGTGTTTAAGTTTTATCTAGCGTTACATCGTTCAGTATTGGATAAGAAAGGCGGCGTTATAGTCGTTAAATAATACTAATCACAGAAAATGGCCTCCGTAACCCGTATTTTGTTGGGGAAACATGTGGTGAGCAGAGTGGCAGCCACCAATTCCGGTTCTATTAAATTCTATAGCACTGGTAAGCATCAAACTTTCTGGAATAACTTTGATTAAGATACTGGTTAACCATGCTTTGTAAACTGTGTGATGTAAGCGTTAACAAAACTAAGATCACGAAACTAAATATGTAAAAGGTAACAGTTTCTACTTGTAGTTAGCTGTGTAGAGGTACAGTCCGTACAGTACTACAtaatctgaaacaaaatatcttacattaatacttataataaactagTTTAGCAATGTACATTACACTAAACACACTAAACTTAAGAATTCTCTATTCTCTATATAGAAAAGTCTATTTATTacaagtacctaagtacctacataatattaaaaaaaatacgcaaaTAGCCAATACCAATGTTAACAATATACcataatatgtaagtattaaGTAACATTATCACCGAGGCTTGCTCAGACAACTAATATTAACATAAGCCTGTCTAAGTATTCAGTACTTAACACAtaagaatgaataaataatatttaggtacaatgTGTTAGCAAATGagtttatattgtattaaatattaataatttaaataactgatgtgtaaatgtaaataatccTTTCATGAAGTTTAATAAACTTACATGCACTACCCAAATATTCTATATTACTCTATTCTATCTATAGTAATAATCACAGAACATTTAAAGAGAGTAATAATTTATCACTAaactttcattaaaaattaataaaacaatagaataGGTAAAACTCTTCCATGGTATAAAATACCAATAATCCAAGCTTTTCTGAAATGATAGCCAGGAATACTATTAcctattccaaatttaaaatttaaaaatatgtggCCAAATCCATAAACTAAGATCAAAGATGGCCGCTGTATTACATACAAACTAcaagataaattaatatgtgACCTTGACAATactattttttatcttatcatTACCACTGAGTTAAATTGAAGGCAGATTACACTGTcacaattaaatttattatttaataaaaattatgtattgcTAGTTTTATCTgtagttttattacttaactaacataatttacctaatattattattaggtaaagACTGTATTGATAAAACcactaagtaataaataaagtacctgaacaataattttgttttaatgacaATAATTTTCTTTCTCTGTTAAAAATAGGTAATCAAATACTAGAGAAAtgtctgttctttaaaaaataataaataggtataatatcCTTGTAACCACTACTTAGTATTGGTTaccataaattatttgtttattcatttattctaACATTATGAGAGACCAGTATGCAAATCACACAAAGGAGAGAAAAAGAATTAAATGACAAAAATCTGTTTGCAGCGCCAGCATATGAAAACATCAAAGTAGAAGTAGTTGGCAGCAAGAAGAATGTTGGTCTGATCCAGCTGAACAGGCCTAAGGCCCTGAATGCCCTTTGCGGCCCACTCTTCGTGGAGCTCGGTCAGGCAGTGAGAGACTTCGACGCTGATGAAAAGATCGCCGCTATCATCATTACTGgtaattgtttactttattaactgttaagactaacaatacaataaaataaaaaaaactgcacggttggtgcggtggctgagcaactggctgccgcgcaacgggtagcgggttcgattcccgcacggagtaactctttgtgtgatccacaaattgttgtttcgggtctgggtgtcatgtgtatatgaacttgtatgtttgtaaacgcaaccacgacacaggagaaaatcctaatgtgaggcaaagtacgaaaacatttaaaaaaaaaagaatagattTTTAGGCCCTTTTCATTCAGTGAgagcttatgtatgtattttaattgtttactttattgCGGTTGCTAACACcaccctcccgcccgcaattaaatgctcatgcagcaaagatgcaacataaaaacacacatacaacttgcaatataccactcgacatatgtttcgctcctccacggagcatccgccgagtcaacacctcGCATTTGTacttgtttacttatttatttgtacttaagCTTTTTAATTGCTTTATAGTTTCTACAATACCTTGCTTCATAAGTATTTggtaatatcttttttataataatcacaTGTTTACGTAATAACACGCCCAGTAACCTAATCTTGTAGATTCAGTAGTGTGGCCCATATTATCAGATAACTCGATAAAAAAACAACCGAATCATCAATCGACTTAAGCCTTAACAACAGAAATGATAATAAACTGCCTCATCGATCGAGCAATCGTTAGTGCGCCGATCAAGTGTTCTCAGGTTCCAATTCCCGTGTAGAACTATTTGgtaaggcgagaaggagtgtcagactcttactgcctaaaaaccaccccgctcctactcctgctcgtcGAGCCGGATCCctataaacccgctaggtagtccgcagctccggattaggtatcagccctactgggccccatctgtggtggtctgatggctctttgctAGGATGCTTAGGAGTCGAACCCGCGATATGTTGCACAGCTGCTGGTCACCTAGCCACTATGCCAATCCTGTATTTACGAGTCACGGAACTATGAGTACAGCCGGCGTTAGGTCAACCCTGTGGGTCAACCTACCCGTCTCTGCCAAAATCGAAGTTGAAAATCATCAATCAAATTgatgattttcaactttattgctttGATATAAAGCCGAAAATCTATATAAAGATATTGTCAGTTAAAGTATTTTGGGTAATCCACGAGAAACTATTCTCTACGGACGTTTCTTACCAAGGAACCGACATCGTCAGATGTACTTTCGAGTgattgacgttcaaaagtacctactcGTTAGCTTTTGGCTGGCTCATTGGCTCTTTGGGCTGAATAAGtgagatttttttacttttcactTATATTACACGTATTCccttattgtattgtatgtattcaCTTACTTTTCACATATTGTCAAGGGTTTGTCCCAAGCTCTGATCCttaattagaataatttatATCGGAATATATGGTGAAATGGTGGTGAAATTTTTTTGCTTCCAGGCAATGAGAAAGCTTTCGCGGCCGGTGCTGACATCAAGGAGATGCAGAACAACACTTTCAGTCACAACACGAAGAAGGGATTCCTCAAGGACTGGGAAGATGTTTCCAACTGCGGCAAACCCATCATCGCGGCCGTCAACGGATTCgctgtaagtaaaataataaccgAACCGATCTGTACTACTCCAAGTTATCTTTCCATGGTTATGAAACAAATAAGTTTCGAAAACAAATGGTAACCGGGTCACGAACTAACCCCGACTCGCTACCAAATGAGTGAGGATACAGGTGTATCCTGTTTTTTCAGTCTTGTGATTGTATCAGTTGAATCTTCGAAGTCGTTTTCTTTCTTATAATTTAACTTATATGTTCACCCTTCGATCAACTCTAAATGGCAACTCAACTCTTGCATAAAACAATTCGATTTATGTATAttctaggtatataaaatttacatttatttttgtgccTTCCAGTTGGGCGGTGGATGCGAATTGGCAATGCTCTGCGATATCATTTACGCTGGCGAGAAGGCCAAATTCGGGCAGCCAGAGATCAACATTGGGACCATTCCCGGGGCTGGTGGCACCCAACGTTTGCCCAGATACGTCGGCAAGTCTAAGGCAATGGAAATTGTCCTCACCGGCAACTTCATTGATGCTACCGAAGCCGAAAGGATGGgtaagtagataaaaaaatcaataaatttaaaattgctTCTAAGCGGCCGGTCTGGACGACATATGGGATGAGGCATCTATGCCTTTTTTTTCGCTGTCAAAGGCGTCAAaacgtatgcacgtaacgaaagcgtatcagcagcgatTTACTCAACTCGTGCTCggctgggtgcgtttacaaacatagtgTACAAGTCCACATAACACATGACggacccagacccgaaacattacaatttgtggatcacataaagagttgctccgtgcgggaatcgaacctcgCTATtaccgttgcgcggcagccagttgaccagccaccgcaccaaccttgCAGTTAGAAATGATCACCAGTGGATGTCTTGATATGGTGatcattatgttattttgtttccaGGTCTCGTGAGCCGTGTGTTCCCAGTTGACAAACTGTTGGAGGAGACCATCAAACTGGCTGAGAGGATCGGCACCCATTCCCCGCTGATCGTGAAAATGGCCAAGGCAGCCGTCAACCAGGCTTACGAGACTACCCTAAAGTCCGGCCTACAGTTCGAGAAGGCGTACTTCTATGGAACTTTTGCTACTGTGAGTAAACTCTCCAGATGTCCTTGAAACCGCCAAATAGCGTTAATACATATATTAGCTCAAGCTTTTTGCCTGTCTGCTGAAGTAAGGAAATATCaggatataaatataaacagccGTACTTAGTACACTCCTTACATAATACTTCATATTGCTTGAATATCTATCGTATCCTCGTACCTGATCATATGTCATACAAGTACGCCGCTAAATGAGTACTCCGCAACTATTCCGAACTTAATCGAGAATAGCTCGTTTTTTGTCGGCAATTTGGTCGTGGAAAATGAATTCGAACCGCAATACGAAGCAGTCGATCTATAAACGGTGTTTTTAGTGCAAAGcttattagttttgtttaacgtttaacaaGTATACAAAGTGTGGTCACTGGTCacagtggcccggaggtttaagacgcccgcttctcatgcatgagagtgcgggttcgaaacctaccaacggcaagtaccaatgtgactttttccgagttatatgtactttctaagattattcagacaccactgacaaatggtgaaaaaaaacatcgtgaggaaacctggacttataatttctaattaaaagtttaaaatcgccaacccgcattgagcaagcgtggtttAATGCTCAAAGCTTCTCcatgtgaaaagaggcctttggtcagcagtggccacttataggctgttgatgaagtATACTAAAATGAGTTCAAATTATTTTACAGGAGGACCGCAAAGAAGGCATGACGGCATTCGTCGAGAAGAGACCACCAAACTTCAAGAATGAATAACCTTGTTacatttgttataattatatacacTGCAGTTTTTATATCCCGTATATTGTAAGATAAGGTGCTATATATACACTGTAGACTCACGTCACCTGTTATCCAAtttgcattttgtttataataaatgaatttatttttgatcattatttaattttactaactgTGCCCTCAAGTTTCCTAAACATCAAAAtgtgtcaatatttatttttaaaaggaaattctGTTTTAGCCTGAAAAATCTTAACTTACTGATAAGTAGGTACTTCGCTGGTTTAGCGACATTTCTCGTGGATCTAGAGACAGTTTCTTGCCAATTACCAGTTCGAAACTCCTTCACCTTCACCATATCTTTCCAGCGGTACCTCGGCCGACTCACCGGTCGTCTTCCGGTAGGTTAGCCaaggtatattttttacatttcaatcCCAGACACCAGTGGCTCCCTTGCTACCTTCAAGCAGTCGTTTGTCTAACTCGGATTGGAGGTCCTGCGCTACTACGCGTTTGCCGATGCGTGGTACGTAcgattaattttgaatttcattAACTGTATGATAAATTAAAGGTAAAGTTAGTTTTAATAGCAGTTATTTGGGTTACGCAGTTACGCTACCTACGAATGCCATATTCATGTGGGTCTAGCAAGTTCTGACTTGTTTACATGAGTCATGATTATTAGGTACAGATAGCCAATTACTCACTATGATACGTAATCTTTTATATGTACAAATAAAATCCCGGGATGTTCAAAGCActtgtttctttatttcaaaataccATTTGGTGCGCTTTGACTCATTCCCGGGCACCCCGGCGTTGGACTAATCGCCGAAAAGCAAATATATTGAAAGTACGTCTCTACCAACCACTTCGAAATAATTAAGTAAGATTTGATGTAatgctacataattatattactactttattatgttattcaaaTTATTTGGTGAAATAACTCTATTTTGAAACGATACGTGccaatgttttgtaaataggtaggtagaATGTCAAACTTTAGATTGCAATTGCGATTTTAAGCTCGTGTATAATTAgataacattatttacatttcctataatagtaattattttgatgagAGAAGtaaagtagtttttattatttataacgtttaaaaaatctattaggCTGTTTCGTTTTGCAACCTTTGCTTGTCAATAATGGCGTCATTGGTTCTAATTGGAATCTGTCAAAATATAATACATCAAAATTAAGGAGTCCATGAGCTGTCAAAATATGTACGTGGTTTGCAAAAAATATCAGCATCTTAATTTGCCAGTATAAAATGATAATCCTGCTAGTTTGTTGTGTACGCATGAATTTTCTTgtgttttaatgaattaatttgcATTTCTAGCCTATTTGTTGATAATGCGAAAAGAACATATCTAGTCACATGTGTAGTTTTGTTGTGTAGACAAGTGAttcacgtttttattttaagaatctGTGTCCATGTTTTGGGATCATGTATACCGTAACAGGCACATCATGCAAGAGTTTGAAGACATAGAGGTACACAAAACCAGTGTATCAGTGTTTGTGGCCCTATTTTATTTGGAAATGCTTTACATTTTAATCATGACGCTGTCTATTCTAAATAGATTGAATCAAAACTTACCATCGTAAACGTACCTATATTTACATTAGCCGTAAGTACCATATTTATTAGCATTTaggattttatttagtttgtttacctccaaaaaatatggaaaacacatttatattgctaggtatttcttaaaaatttaagaaaaatgtctcaaacaaaacaaatatttgatttacacattacacaaactattacttattga from Spodoptera frugiperda isolate SF20-4 chromosome 26, AGI-APGP_CSIRO_Sfru_2.0, whole genome shotgun sequence includes the following:
- the LOC126912494 gene encoding probable enoyl-CoA hydratase, mitochondrial, coding for MASVTRILLGKHVVSRVAATNSGSIKFYSTAPAYENIKVEVVGSKKNVGLIQLNRPKALNALCGPLFVELGQAVRDFDADEKIAAIIITGNEKAFAAGADIKEMQNNTFSHNTKKGFLKDWEDVSNCGKPIIAAVNGFALGGGCELAMLCDIIYAGEKAKFGQPEINIGTIPGAGGTQRLPRYVGKSKAMEIVLTGNFIDATEAERMGLVSRVFPVDKLLEETIKLAERIGTHSPLIVKMAKAAVNQAYETTLKSGLQFEKAYFYGTFATEDRKEGMTAFVEKRPPNFKNE
- the LOC126912493 gene encoding leucine-rich repeat and death domain-containing protein 1-like codes for the protein MTDNEEKNISKNNSFANGIVKTTLINSIASNLTELDLSSGKLQNLDENIEFPACLLHLNLSNNKLTEVPSNVLKLDNLKSLDFSFNSIVAFDDIPSFCHSIEKLNLSNNSLNGPPLWVWTEVPTNLIYLNISNNKDLCSTFTDSYLNELSQYKALVKEIDIHNCRLSKYVKLLASFCNTKVITLGHEEYEHRLVNNLSHLPCVGLEECTEVEVLDLTNTQLFHIYPNIDIYTNLKILNLSQNNLDSLPNEFCKLVKLETFIMSYNNLLYLPDNMSELTSLVTLRLDNNKLCMLPENLHEVPNLKILDLYNNNLYDGPSNLNLEEVDLAQNYFDEPDSEDYLLKKEKLRISYLNRENGRKVEVAEQSEHSRSISEEEELCDLATDKMTLDDQKDDRASSPEDWDSDDHWIPHSYKPATPPQSPWLYFVKKKMKEGNFCPMDAHATSIGDLVKYDRIYNPHLVHSLEGNSDNYSTDDDS
- the LOC126912496 gene encoding nucleoside-triphosphatase THEP1 isoform X1; its protein translation is MAANTYKYFILTGEPGVGKTTLTKKLVADIAGKGVKTSGFYTEEVRYDRTREGFDVVGLDGARGRLARDQSLLDIPVKYKVGKYGVLVEEFEIIALPSLVKPNNAQAHLLVIDEIGKMEFFSEKFKKVIQTIFSPSSEYTVLATIPIRKSDKLIESIRNHSQARVWTVTRENRNSIQDEILNEINKTIKF
- the LOC126912496 gene encoding nucleoside-triphosphatase THEP1 isoform X2, which translates into the protein MSLNQRRVGKTTLTKKLVADIAGKGVKTSGFYTEEVRYDRTREGFDVVGLDGARGRLARDQSLLDIPVKYKVGKYGVLVEEFEIIALPSLVKPNNAQAHLLVIDEIGKMEFFSEKFKKVIQTIFSPSSEYTVLATIPIRKSDKLIESIRNHSQARVWTVTRENRNSIQDEILNEINKTIKF